In Gemmatimonadota bacterium, the following proteins share a genomic window:
- a CDS encoding ABC transporter ATP-binding protein — protein MEGSGRPYVEYRKVSKSYDGTTTVVDGVDLDIRKGEFLTLLGPSGSGKTTCLMMLAGFETPTSGEILVDGRSIHNLPPRKRGIGMVFQNYALFPHMTVGANLAFPLEVRGMDRGQCRERVERVLQLVQLEGFEHRRPGQLSGGQQQRVAIARALVFDPELVLMDEPLGALDRRLREEMQYEIRRIHKTLGVTVVYVTHDQQEAMVMSDRIAVLRDGRVEQVADPETLYEEPQRSFVARFIGENNRLHGKVMGIEGDICEVFVGGEIIEAIRIAPCQVGDTATLSIRPERVAVSPKSGLYTNEMVALIEDITFLGDYLRLRVSVCRTSDFIIKIPNTVGHGALLAGDKILIGWTPTDCRVLDPETEGKGE, from the coding sequence GCGTCGACCTGGACATCCGCAAGGGAGAGTTTCTCACCCTCCTGGGTCCTTCCGGTTCGGGCAAGACCACCTGCCTCATGATGCTGGCCGGCTTCGAGACGCCCACCTCCGGCGAGATCCTCGTGGACGGCCGCTCCATCCACAACCTGCCGCCCCGCAAGCGCGGCATCGGCATGGTGTTCCAGAACTACGCCCTCTTCCCCCACATGACGGTGGGGGCCAATCTCGCTTTTCCTCTCGAGGTCCGCGGAATGGACCGCGGCCAGTGCCGGGAACGGGTGGAACGGGTCCTGCAGCTGGTGCAGCTGGAAGGATTCGAGCACCGGCGTCCCGGCCAGCTTTCCGGCGGGCAGCAACAGCGCGTGGCCATCGCCCGCGCCCTGGTATTCGATCCCGAACTGGTCCTCATGGACGAACCCCTCGGCGCGCTGGACCGCCGGCTCCGCGAGGAAATGCAGTACGAGATCCGCCGCATCCACAAGACGTTGGGCGTCACGGTCGTGTACGTCACCCACGACCAGCAGGAGGCCATGGTCATGTCGGACCGCATCGCCGTGCTGCGGGACGGCAGGGTCGAACAGGTGGCCGATCCCGAGACGCTCTACGAGGAACCGCAGCGCTCCTTCGTGGCCCGTTTCATCGGGGAGAACAACCGGCTGCACGGCAAGGTGATGGGCATCGAGGGGGACATATGCGAAGTGTTCGTGGGCGGTGAGATCATCGAGGCGATCCGCATCGCGCCTTGCCAGGTGGGCGACACCGCAACGCTTTCCATCCGACCCGAGCGCGTGGCCGTCTCGCCGAAATCCGGGCTTTACACCAACGAAATGGTGGCCCTGATCGAGGATATCACGTTCCTGGGCGACTACCTGCGCCTGCGTGTCTCGGTGTGCCGCACGTCCGATTTCATCATCAAGATACCCAATACCGTCGGCCACGGCGCCCTGCTTGCGGGCGACAAGATCCTCATCGGGTGGACGCCGACCGACTGCCGGGTACTCGACCCCGAAACGGAAGGAAAAGGCGAATGA